One region of Bacteroidota bacterium genomic DNA includes:
- a CDS encoding heavy-metal-associated domain-containing protein, producing MATYKLTIQGMHCMNSCVRSVREELSGLKDVSIQDIRVNEATISTDNLPALQPELDAAIREAGFQLVSVQPVA from the coding sequence ATGGCAACTTACAAACTGACCATTCAGGGAATGCACTGCATGAACAGCTGTGTGCGGTCGGTGCGCGAAGAACTCTCCGGACTGAAGGATGTTTCCATTCAGGATATCCGGGTCAACGAAGCCACCATTTCCACAGACAACCTGCCCGCCCTGCAACCGGAACTGGATGCAGCCATCCGGGAAGCTGGCTTTCAGCTCGTGTCGGTCCAGCCGGTAGCCTGA
- a CDS encoding dihydrofolate reductase — translation MANRVFIATSLDGYIARPDGSLDWLTSFPVPSQGDYGFDRFMEGISAIVMGRNTYETVLTFGDWPYSKPVVVLSSTLERIPDHLQSKVTLLQGHPREITSELNARGFSDLYIDGGKTIQSFLYADAIDELIISQIPVILGGGIPLFGYLEKPLWLEHAGTTVYQTGLVKSRYTRKT, via the coding sequence ATGGCCAACCGGGTTTTTATTGCCACCAGTCTCGATGGATATATTGCCCGTCCCGATGGGTCCCTTGACTGGCTGACCTCGTTTCCTGTTCCCTCTCAGGGTGATTATGGATTCGACCGTTTCATGGAAGGAATTTCGGCCATTGTAATGGGAAGGAACACCTACGAAACGGTCCTTACCTTCGGCGATTGGCCTTATTCGAAACCGGTTGTGGTGCTCAGTTCAACACTGGAAAGAATTCCTGACCACCTGCAATCCAAAGTAACACTGCTACAAGGCCATCCGCGGGAAATCACCTCTGAACTCAATGCGAGAGGTTTCAGTGATCTGTATATCGACGGAGGAAAAACCATCCAATCTTTCCTTTATGCCGATGCCATTGATGAACTGATCATTTCTCAGATTCCCGTTATCCTTGGCGGCGGCATTCCGCTTTTTGGTTACCTTGAAAAACCGCTTTGGCTCGAACATGCAGGAACCACCGTTTATCAGACCGGACTGGTCAAATCACGTTACACCCGAAAAACCTGA
- a CDS encoding YdeI/OmpD-associated family protein: protein MIKKTGPQNDRSVEVKSIEELRSWLESNHRTESGLWLIRYKKHMPDWYTDYSAVVDELLCFGWIDSLPRKLDADRSMLWIAPRKRGSAWSKINREKIARLESQNRLSIAGKQVVEQARQNGSWSKLEETDHLAVPDDLKEAFEEFPESEGHFSNFPPSARRAILEWILQAKTQSTRQKRIVETARLAALNQRANQWKKGPS, encoded by the coding sequence ATGATTAAAAAAACCGGACCACAAAATGATCGCTCAGTCGAAGTTAAAAGCATAGAGGAACTGCGCAGCTGGCTTGAATCAAACCACCGGACTGAATCGGGTTTATGGCTCATCCGGTATAAAAAACACATGCCCGACTGGTACACCGACTATTCAGCAGTGGTGGATGAACTGCTCTGTTTTGGCTGGATCGACAGCCTCCCCCGTAAGCTCGATGCCGACCGGTCTATGTTATGGATTGCACCCCGTAAACGGGGAAGTGCCTGGTCGAAAATCAATCGTGAAAAGATTGCTCGCCTCGAATCTCAGAATCGGTTATCCATTGCCGGAAAACAGGTGGTGGAACAAGCCCGCCAAAATGGTTCCTGGTCAAAACTGGAAGAGACTGATCATCTGGCGGTTCCAGATGATTTAAAGGAGGCTTTTGAAGAATTTCCAGAATCAGAGGGCCATTTCTCCAACTTTCCTCCTTCAGCCCGCCGGGCCATTCTCGAGTGGATTTTACAGGCAAAAACGCAGTCAACCCGGCAGAAAAGGATCGTGGAAACGGCAAGACTTGCAGCATTGAACCAGCGGGCCAATCAATGGAAAAAAGGTCCATCCTGA